One genomic window of Panulirus ornatus isolate Po-2019 chromosome 14, ASM3632096v1, whole genome shotgun sequence includes the following:
- the wmd gene encoding serine-threonine kinase receptor-associated protein isoform X1 yields MATTLRQTPLTCSGHTRPVVYLAFSQLCSDGYFLISASKDGKPMLRQGNTGDWIGTFEGHKGAVWGVALNADASRAATGAADFSAKVWDAVSGEELHNFSHSHIVKSVAFSPNSSELLTGSHEKLLKIFDLGKPEAEPQVFAGHTGGLKHVLFMNDGKQMLSCAEDKSIRVWDKASGQEIQKLEVANNPTSMELSADGKTLTVTYGSKVAFLNPEMLEMQREVTVPTAVYSASLHPDRSVFICGGEDFKMYKFDYNTNVEIESFKGHFGPVHCVRFSPDGELYASGSEDGTLRLWQTTVGKTYGLWKCIDASSNENNITIKPEATA; encoded by the exons ATGGCAACTACGCTACGCCAGACGCCGCTAACATGTAGTGGCCACACTCGACCAGTTGTCTATCTGGCTTTCTCTCAGCTCTGTTCCGATGGTTATTTCCTCATCTCTGCAAGCAAAG ATGGGAAACCAATGCTCCGTCAGGGTAATACTGGTGACTGGATTGGAACATTTGAGGGTCATAAGGGAGCAGTATGGGGAGTAGCTCTTAATGCTGATGCATCTCGGGCAGCCACTGGAGCAGCTGATTTCTCAGCTAAG GTGTGGGATGCAGTGTCTGGGGAGGAGCTGCACAATTTCTCACACTCCCATATTGTCAAAAGTGTTGCATTTTCTCCCAACTCCAGTGAATTACTCACAGGCTCCCATGAAAAGCTCCTCAAAATATTTGATCTGGGTAAACCAGAAGCAG AGCCACAGGTTTTTGCTGGGCACACTGGTGGCTTGAAACATGTCCTTTTCATGAATGATGGGAAACAGATGCTGAGCTGTGCAGAAGATAAATCCATCCGTGTCTGGGACAAAGCATCTGGTCAG GAGATCCAGAAGCTAGAGGTAgcaaataacccaacaagcatgGAACTTAGTGCTGATGGCAAAACCCTGACAGTGACATATGGTTCCAAAGTTGCCTTCTTAAACCCAGAAAT GCTTGAAATGCAGCGTGAAGTGACTGTCCCGACAGCTGTATACTCTGCTTCTCTCCATCCAGATCGCTCTGTCTTCATCTGTGGTGGAGAAGACTTTAAGATGTACAAGTTTGACTACAATACTAATGTCGAGATAGAGTCTTTCAAAGGCCATTTTGGTCCAGTTCACTGTGTTAGATTTAGTCCTGATGGTGAACTGTATGCCTCTGGAAGTGAAGATGGCACATTGCGACTGTGGCAGACAACAGTAGGAAAGACTTATGGACTTTGGAAGTGTATAGATGCTTCCTCTAATGAAAATAACATAACAATTAAGCCAGAGGCTACTGCCTGA